The Deltaproteobacteria bacterium genome window below encodes:
- a CDS encoding DUF3488 domain-containing protein, protein MSEEPVVVGSSAHAALLRLRDRLSLLQIAIATATVALGDGIAPWSLALACALTLLAFVRPLPPVPSRAGERLWTLGIAAALVATLARAVLTLEVLDAGIDFLLLLVVQRFFNRQRAREHMQLLLLGSLLLVTGAVINAGINFPLLFAAYLVVAVMTLLLNHLAAEGERLGARTAVSVGKEGMRARGFLWRAAVQVAVIAAVGAAITFIAFPRWGVGFFLRGGIARDRTSGFASTVDLGDFGRIKSDTTVVMRIEPVQRTTVELAPDWHLRGSSFDAYERGRWSHRDDAEATIVAGPYGYRQLLDDRGGNQLQPGFTGLPRAIAIPGFAAATDVLVATVTLEDIGVDVLFAASEPLAVRVAPRGPIESRTEIRAGRSAELRADKAPGPIRYEFVSRIGVPTTKELIAVGNPDARALAPYLARAQGLSPEFAALAASLAPGAVNRFQKVDAVMKHLAGFRYTLDNRPSDRVLAGADPIEGFLFDTQAGHCEYFATAMALLLRELDVPARIVNGYYGAHYNQVGDYWSVRQADAHSWVEVHFGHLGWVTFDPTPPGGREAADDAAWWPAASELVDAVRNAYLSWIIDYDLGKQLTLFENLGLRNRTGESLVARWRSLLLSLVAVPLLLALAWRLRRWRRRRLAPATAAWLSIERRLARRGFVIGGHESLPHFAARVADTDASLGDALTAFARHYEQARFGPPSEPGAIEAVRTAARRVLEVLRR, encoded by the coding sequence ATGAGCGAGGAGCCCGTCGTGGTCGGCAGCAGCGCCCACGCGGCCTTGCTGCGCCTGCGCGATCGACTGAGCCTGCTGCAGATCGCGATCGCGACCGCCACCGTCGCGCTGGGCGACGGCATCGCGCCGTGGTCGCTCGCGCTGGCGTGCGCGCTGACGCTGCTGGCGTTCGTGCGCCCGCTGCCGCCGGTGCCCTCGCGCGCCGGTGAGCGGCTGTGGACGCTCGGCATCGCGGCCGCGTTGGTCGCGACGCTGGCGCGCGCCGTGCTCACGCTCGAGGTGCTCGACGCCGGCATCGACTTCCTGCTGCTGTTGGTGGTGCAGCGCTTCTTCAACCGCCAGCGCGCGCGCGAGCACATGCAGCTGTTGCTGCTGGGCTCGCTGCTGCTGGTGACGGGCGCCGTCATCAACGCCGGCATCAACTTCCCGCTGCTGTTCGCGGCCTACCTCGTGGTCGCGGTGATGACCTTGCTGCTGAACCACCTCGCCGCCGAGGGCGAGCGGCTGGGCGCCCGCACGGCGGTCTCGGTGGGCAAGGAGGGCATGCGCGCGCGCGGCTTCCTGTGGCGCGCGGCCGTGCAGGTGGCCGTGATCGCAGCGGTCGGCGCCGCCATCACCTTCATCGCGTTCCCGCGCTGGGGCGTGGGCTTCTTCCTGCGCGGCGGCATCGCGCGCGATCGCACCAGCGGCTTCGCCAGCACCGTCGATCTCGGCGACTTCGGCCGCATCAAGTCCGACACCACCGTGGTGATGCGCATCGAGCCGGTGCAGCGCACCACGGTCGAGCTTGCGCCCGACTGGCACCTGCGCGGCAGCAGCTTCGACGCCTACGAGCGCGGCCGCTGGTCCCACCGCGACGACGCCGAGGCCACCATCGTCGCGGGGCCCTACGGCTACCGCCAACTGCTCGACGATCGCGGCGGCAACCAACTCCAGCCGGGCTTCACCGGGCTGCCGCGGGCGATCGCGATCCCCGGCTTCGCGGCCGCGACCGACGTGCTGGTCGCGACCGTGACGCTCGAGGACATCGGCGTCGACGTGTTGTTCGCGGCCAGTGAGCCGCTGGCGGTGCGGGTGGCCCCGCGCGGCCCGATCGAGTCGCGCACGGAGATCCGCGCCGGCCGCAGCGCAGAGCTGCGCGCCGACAAGGCCCCCGGTCCGATCCGCTACGAGTTCGTCTCGCGCATCGGAGTGCCCACCACCAAGGAGCTGATCGCCGTCGGCAACCCCGATGCCCGCGCGCTCGCACCGTACCTCGCCCGCGCACAGGGCCTGTCGCCCGAGTTCGCCGCGCTCGCGGCCTCGCTGGCGCCCGGCGCGGTGAACCGGTTCCAGAAGGTCGACGCGGTGATGAAGCACCTCGCGGGTTTCCGCTACACGCTCGACAACCGCCCCAGCGATCGCGTGCTCGCGGGTGCCGATCCGATCGAGGGCTTCCTGTTCGACACCCAGGCCGGCCATTGCGAGTACTTCGCGACCGCGATGGCGCTGCTGCTGCGCGAGCTCGACGTGCCGGCGCGCATCGTCAACGGCTACTACGGCGCGCACTACAACCAAGTCGGCGACTACTGGTCGGTGCGCCAGGCCGACGCGCACTCGTGGGTCGAGGTCCACTTCGGTCACCTCGGGTGGGTCACCTTCGATCCCACGCCGCCGGGTGGACGCGAGGCCGCCGACGATGCGGCGTGGTGGCCGGCGGCCTCCGAGCTGGTCGACGCGGTGCGCAACGCGTACCTGTCGTGGATCATCGACTACGATCTCGGCAAGCAGCTGACGCTGTTCGAGAACCTCGGGCTGCGCAACCGCACCGGTGAGTCGTTGGTCGCGCGCTGGCGATCGCTGCTGCTGAGCCTGGTCGCGGTGCCGCTGCTGCTCGCGCTGGCGTGGCGGCTGCGGCGGTGGCGACGGCGGCGACTCGCGCCCGCGACCGCCGCGTGGCTGTCGATCGAGCGTCGGCTGGCGCGGCGCGGCTTCGTGATCGGTGGCCACGAGTCGCTGCCCCACTTCGCTGCGCGCGTCGCCGACACCGATGCGTCGCTCGGCGATGCACTGACCGCGTTCGCGCGCCACTACGAGCAGGCCCGCTTCGGCCCGCCGAGCGAGCCCGGCGCGATCGAGGCCGTGCGCACGGCGGCGCGGCGGGTGCTCGAGGTGCTGCGGCGCTGA
- a CDS encoding DUF58 domain-containing protein encodes MAAKRRKRSLVRRALTARGRSLEITRAGWLFIGLTLAVGFAAINSGANLLHAVFGAQMALIIGSGVLSESMVRRAIARRVPVGEVHAGVPAALRVELTNTDPHVDVLSVSVEDDDREGTAGSCAPVFAVRLPAGRTIEVPSTVTLPTRGRHPLPPSVVATRFPFGLFVKRRELVASAPVLVYPRVHEDRGGEPTSLRTDIGESARRPARAGEFYALREYRDGDDLRRVHWPAVARLGRAVVREEEADGDLEIVLALARGRTGEPAFEAEVERCASAAVAGLAHAGTAVALRYDGALVVPSGSGDEQRRRVLEFLALVGEA; translated from the coding sequence ATGGCCGCCAAGCGACGCAAGCGCTCGCTGGTCCGTCGTGCGCTCACCGCTCGCGGTCGCAGCCTCGAGATCACCCGCGCGGGCTGGCTGTTCATCGGGCTCACGCTCGCGGTCGGCTTCGCGGCGATCAACTCGGGCGCCAACCTGCTGCACGCGGTGTTCGGGGCCCAGATGGCGCTCATCATCGGCAGCGGCGTGCTCAGCGAGTCGATGGTGCGGCGGGCGATTGCCCGGCGCGTGCCGGTCGGTGAGGTCCACGCCGGTGTGCCGGCGGCCTTGCGCGTCGAGCTGACCAACACCGATCCCCACGTCGACGTGCTGTCGGTGAGCGTCGAGGACGACGATCGCGAGGGCACCGCGGGCAGCTGCGCGCCGGTGTTCGCGGTGCGCCTGCCGGCCGGTCGCACCATCGAGGTGCCGTCGACCGTGACGTTGCCGACCCGCGGGCGCCATCCGCTGCCACCTTCGGTGGTGGCCACGCGGTTCCCGTTCGGCCTGTTCGTGAAGCGTCGCGAGCTGGTCGCCTCGGCGCCGGTGCTGGTCTATCCCCGCGTGCACGAGGATCGCGGCGGCGAGCCGACCTCGCTGCGCACCGACATCGGCGAGTCGGCCCGCCGGCCCGCGCGTGCGGGCGAGTTCTACGCGCTGCGCGAGTACCGAGACGGCGACGATCTGCGACGCGTGCACTGGCCCGCGGTGGCCCGGCTCGGCCGCGCGGTGGTGCGCGAGGAGGAGGCCGATGGCGATCTCGAGATCGTGCTCGCGCTCGCCCGCGGCCGCACCGGCGAGCCCGCGTTCGAGGCCGAGGTCGAGCGCTGCGCGTCGGCGGCGGTCGCCGGGCTCGCCCACGCCGGCACCGCCGTCGCGCTGCGCTACGACGGTGCGCTGGTGGTGCCCTCGGGCAGCGGCGACGAGCAGCGCCGCCGCGTGCTCGAGTTCCTCGCGCTGGTGGGTGAGGCATGA
- a CDS encoding MoxR family ATPase: MSSVLPAPRPVTPPEAGASDAAEARAAVERVRRAVCAVIRGKDEVVELALVALVARGHLLIEDIPGVGKSTLARTLAQSVGGEFRRVQFTSDLLPADLIGVSVLRPGFERSEFRKGPVFANFVLADEINRSPPRTQSALLEAMGEQTVSVEGESHPLPSPFMVIATQNPTEHHGTYPLPESQRDRFMLRLSMGYTAAEVEQALLAQGGTQASAEVAHAGTLASILAAQLAAEQTFVHADLAGYAQRVVQATRSHPGMRWGVSTRGALAWMRAAKARAYLSGRAQIDIDDLQELAVAALAHRIIAAPGAGDEGGAVAAEQIRELVATTAVPR; the protein is encoded by the coding sequence ATGTCGTCCGTACTGCCCGCACCGAGGCCGGTGACCCCACCCGAGGCCGGTGCGTCGGACGCCGCGGAGGCCCGCGCAGCGGTCGAGCGGGTGCGGCGGGCGGTGTGCGCGGTGATTCGCGGCAAGGATGAAGTCGTCGAGCTGGCGCTGGTGGCCCTGGTGGCGCGCGGGCACCTGCTCATCGAGGACATCCCCGGCGTCGGCAAGAGCACGCTCGCGCGCACGCTCGCGCAGTCGGTCGGCGGCGAGTTCCGGCGCGTGCAGTTCACCAGCGACCTGCTGCCCGCCGACCTCATCGGGGTCTCGGTGCTGCGGCCCGGCTTCGAGCGCAGCGAGTTCCGCAAGGGCCCGGTGTTCGCGAACTTCGTGCTCGCCGACGAGATCAACCGCTCGCCGCCGCGCACCCAGAGCGCGCTGCTCGAGGCGATGGGTGAGCAGACGGTGTCGGTCGAGGGCGAGAGCCACCCCCTGCCCTCGCCGTTCATGGTGATCGCGACCCAGAACCCGACCGAGCACCACGGCACCTATCCGCTGCCGGAGTCGCAGCGCGATCGCTTCATGCTGCGGCTCTCGATGGGCTACACCGCCGCCGAGGTCGAGCAGGCGCTGTTGGCCCAGGGCGGCACCCAAGCCTCGGCGGAGGTCGCCCACGCCGGCACGCTCGCGTCGATCCTCGCGGCCCAGCTCGCCGCCGAGCAGACCTTCGTGCATGCGGATCTGGCCGGCTACGCGCAGCGCGTGGTGCAGGCGACCCGCAGCCACCCTGGTATGCGTTGGGGCGTGAGCACCCGCGGTGCGCTGGCATGGATGCGCGCCGCCAAGGCGCGTGCGTACCTCTCGGGTCGCGCGCAGATCGACATCGACGACCTGCAGGAGCTCGCGGTCGCGGCCCTGGCCCACCGCATCATCGCCGCGCCCGGGGCCGGCGACGAAGGTGGTGCGGTCGCGGCCGAGCAGATCCGCGAGCTGGTCGCGACCACGGCGGTGCCGCGCTAG
- a CDS encoding class I SAM-dependent methyltransferase gives MLTLVPPDIERYVEAHSPAASPLLEQLRERTRAELRAPQMQVGPVEGAFLRLLVGLSRARNVLELGTFSGYSALCMAEALPDDGRLVTCDLDPIATAVAREFFAKSPVGHRIELRLGPALDSIAALKAEGRRFDLVFIDADKTNYGAYYDAVWDLLPPGALIVADNTLWSGRVLAPSDDEDRAIVAFNRRVHADERVEQVLLSVRDGMMLARKR, from the coding sequence ATGCTGACGCTGGTTCCACCGGACATCGAGCGCTACGTCGAAGCCCACAGCCCCGCCGCGTCGCCGTTGCTCGAGCAGCTGCGCGAGCGCACCCGTGCCGAGCTGCGCGCGCCGCAGATGCAGGTGGGCCCGGTCGAGGGCGCGTTCCTGCGGCTGCTCGTGGGCCTGTCGCGCGCCCGCAACGTGCTCGAGCTCGGCACCTTCAGCGGCTACTCGGCGCTGTGCATGGCCGAGGCGCTGCCCGACGACGGGCGGCTGGTGACCTGCGATCTCGATCCGATCGCGACCGCGGTCGCGCGCGAGTTCTTCGCCAAGAGCCCGGTCGGTCATCGCATCGAGCTGCGTCTCGGGCCCGCGCTCGACAGCATCGCGGCGCTGAAGGCCGAGGGGCGCCGCTTCGACCTCGTCTTCATCGATGCCGACAAGACCAACTACGGCGCGTACTACGATGCGGTGTGGGACCTGCTGCCGCCCGGCGCGTTGATCGTCGCCGACAACACGCTCTGGAGTGGGCGCGTGCTGGCGCCGAGCGACGACGAAGATCGGGCGATCGTCGCCTTCAACCGGCGCGTGCACGCGGACGAGCGCGTCGAGCAGGTGCTGCTGTCGGTGCGCGACGGCATGATGCTCGCGCGCAAGCGTTGA
- a CDS encoding HAMP domain-containing histidine kinase, with the protein MNDESTQAARGDSAGALGIVLAASAVHFVIARVLLTAQGGAARVGAAGRDALDLAVVTCGITLLCVLWLRARKGRAAALARELPLLQVVVPTPACVVAMWWSGDDTHGAAAVLPVLASVFAAGCLVAVVMARAMATLVLRGGVEGVELVDPAPAWRAHVAAMLAPTAAVAAIAAASLAQESWPVGLARGTTAMWTGGLLLVVVAIAAARSGAVALTIDIEGVARRLDHLGHGTAPIEARPFVAVEPDDVAALLGELERLRARLEQEQRVYQEALERTQAADAAKAEFLSAVSHELRTPLHTVGGYAQLLLSGIPAPLSPAQADDVRLIQAGGRQLLELVNDILDLSMIESGDLRLHFASHDVGALLDEVVRIHQPLLRDRDVTLRADLAELPDVVCDRRRIGQILTNLLSNAIKFTEHGSIVVRADALGTDRVAIAVSDTGVGIAPDELPLIFDEYQQAGTISRRKKGTGLGLAIARSIALAHGGTLSVASEPGRGSTFTLVLPLDPPRRPTTIDIAEEAARAVVRARSRSDTWEQAQ; encoded by the coding sequence ATGAACGACGAGTCGACGCAAGCAGCTCGCGGCGACTCCGCGGGCGCGCTCGGCATCGTGCTCGCCGCATCCGCGGTGCATTTCGTGATTGCGCGGGTGCTGCTCACCGCCCAAGGCGGCGCGGCGCGGGTCGGCGCGGCTGGTCGCGACGCGCTCGACCTCGCGGTGGTCACCTGCGGCATCACGCTGCTGTGCGTGCTTTGGCTGCGCGCGCGAAAGGGCCGCGCGGCTGCGCTCGCACGCGAGCTACCGCTGCTACAGGTGGTGGTGCCGACGCCCGCGTGCGTGGTCGCGATGTGGTGGAGCGGCGACGACACCCACGGCGCCGCGGCGGTGCTGCCGGTGCTCGCGAGCGTGTTCGCGGCCGGCTGCCTGGTCGCGGTGGTGATGGCGCGGGCGATGGCGACGTTGGTGCTGCGCGGCGGCGTCGAGGGGGTCGAGCTGGTCGATCCGGCGCCGGCCTGGCGTGCCCACGTCGCGGCCATGCTGGCGCCCACCGCCGCGGTCGCGGCCATCGCCGCCGCGAGCCTCGCGCAGGAGTCGTGGCCGGTCGGGCTCGCGCGCGGCACGACCGCGATGTGGACCGGCGGCCTGCTGCTGGTGGTGGTGGCGATCGCGGCGGCGCGCAGCGGGGCGGTCGCGCTCACGATCGACATCGAGGGCGTCGCGCGTCGGCTCGATCACCTCGGCCACGGCACCGCGCCGATCGAGGCGCGCCCGTTCGTCGCGGTCGAGCCCGACGACGTCGCCGCGCTGCTCGGCGAGCTCGAGCGCCTGCGCGCGCGACTCGAGCAGGAGCAGCGCGTCTACCAGGAGGCGCTCGAGCGCACCCAGGCCGCCGACGCCGCCAAGGCCGAGTTCCTCTCGGCGGTGAGCCACGAGCTCCGCACGCCGCTGCACACCGTCGGCGGCTACGCGCAGCTGCTGCTGTCGGGCATCCCCGCGCCGCTGTCACCCGCGCAGGCCGACGACGTGCGGCTGATCCAGGCCGGCGGTCGACAGCTGCTCGAGCTGGTCAACGACATCCTCGATCTCTCGATGATCGAGTCGGGCGACCTACGGCTGCACTTCGCGAGCCACGACGTCGGCGCGCTGCTCGACGAGGTGGTGCGGATCCACCAGCCGCTGCTGCGCGACCGCGACGTCACGCTGCGGGCCGACCTCGCCGAGCTACCCGACGTGGTCTGCGATCGCCGTCGCATCGGCCAGATCCTCACCAACCTGCTCAGCAACGCCATCAAGTTCACCGAGCACGGCAGCATCGTGGTGCGCGCCGACGCGCTGGGCACCGACCGCGTGGCGATCGCCGTGAGCGACACCGGCGTCGGCATCGCGCCCGACGAGCTGCCGCTCATCTTCGACGAGTACCAGCAGGCCGGCACCATCTCGCGCCGCAAGAAGGGCACCGGCCTGGGCTTGGCAATCGCGCGCAGCATCGCGCTGGCCCACGGCGGTACGCTGTCGGTCGCGTCGGAGCCGGGCCGCGGCTCGACCTTCACGCTGGTGCTGCCCCTCGATCCGCCCCGACGCCCGACCACCATCGACATCGCCGAGGAGGCCGCGCGCGCGGTGGTGCGGGCACGCAGCCGCAGCGACACCTGGGAGCAGGCGCAGTGA
- a CDS encoding electron transfer flavoprotein subunit alpha/FixB family protein: MSNVLVVVEIGDNKLRAHSLPGITAGQQVAAALGGELHLLVLGASPQAAAAAIAAEGYGAKTVHVAAHAALEPFTAEAWSDAIVTAAKTLGVAAIGGTATSTLRDTLPRAAAVLGAPLAPEVTAVKGPRLFAREVSAGRAIAEIELVGPLVCFTARASEFAPAQPGGAAANVAPLAVETSNRGTQVISLEKTQSARPALTEAKVVVSGGRGMREGANFKVLEELTDLLGGALGASRAATDAGMVPADLQVGQTGKVVAPNLYIAVAISGAIQHLAGMKGSKVIVAINKNGEEPIFQIADYGLVAKWEDTLPKLVELVRARKG; the protein is encoded by the coding sequence ATGAGCAACGTTCTTGTCGTAGTCGAGATCGGGGACAACAAGCTGCGCGCGCACAGCCTGCCGGGCATCACGGCCGGGCAGCAGGTCGCCGCCGCGCTGGGTGGCGAGCTGCACCTGTTGGTGCTCGGCGCGTCGCCGCAGGCCGCCGCGGCAGCCATCGCCGCCGAGGGTTACGGCGCCAAGACCGTGCACGTCGCGGCCCATGCCGCGCTCGAGCCGTTCACGGCCGAGGCGTGGTCCGACGCGATCGTCACCGCCGCCAAGACGCTCGGCGTGGCAGCGATCGGTGGCACCGCCACCTCGACCCTGCGCGACACGCTGCCGCGCGCGGCCGCAGTGCTCGGGGCCCCGCTGGCACCCGAGGTCACCGCCGTGAAGGGCCCGCGGCTGTTCGCCCGCGAGGTCTCGGCCGGTCGTGCGATCGCCGAGATCGAGCTGGTCGGGCCGCTCGTCTGCTTCACCGCACGCGCCAGCGAGTTCGCGCCGGCGCAGCCCGGCGGCGCAGCGGCCAACGTCGCCCCGCTCGCGGTCGAGACCTCCAACCGCGGCACCCAGGTGATCTCGCTGGAGAAGACCCAGAGCGCGCGACCAGCCCTCACCGAGGCGAAGGTCGTGGTCTCGGGCGGCCGTGGCATGCGCGAGGGCGCCAACTTCAAGGTGCTCGAGGAGCTCACCGACCTGCTCGGCGGTGCGCTCGGTGCCAGCCGTGCGGCGACCGACGCGGGCATGGTGCCCGCCGATCTGCAGGTGGGTCAGACCGGCAAGGTCGTGGCGCCGAACCTGTACATCGCGGTCGCCATCTCGGGCGCGATCCAGCACCTCGCCGGCATGAAGGGCAGCAAGGTGATCGTCGCGATCAACAAGAACGGCGAGGAGCCGATCTTCCAGATCGCGGACTACGGCCTGGTCGCGAAGTGGGAAGACACGCTGCCCAAGCTGGTCGAGCTGGTCCGCGCCCGCAAGGGCTAG
- a CDS encoding electron transfer flavoprotein subunit beta/FixA family protein: MKILVTVKRIPDPVEPPKFAGGQIDTTAAKFVQNEFDEYGIETALRLAEVGGGTERLAEVVVVSVCPPGKREHVTNFLAMGANRAIVVEADDAQLDAQSVAQLVAAVFRRESADLLISGKLSQDNEGNEVAQRIAGLLDLPQATFAASVTWDREGNALQVAREVEDGVETKRVPLPAVLSVDLRIVLPTSVRNGATPADHPYPDKPRLASLRGITMAKTKKVEVLKPADLGVTPGQAVQSKGAVAPPKRQAGKIVGSVEELVEKLATEAKVL; this comes from the coding sequence ATGAAGATCCTGGTGACCGTCAAACGGATTCCCGATCCGGTCGAGCCGCCCAAGTTCGCCGGCGGACAGATCGACACCACCGCTGCGAAGTTCGTGCAGAACGAATTCGACGAGTACGGCATCGAGACCGCGCTGCGCCTCGCCGAGGTCGGCGGTGGTACCGAGCGTCTCGCCGAGGTCGTCGTCGTCAGCGTGTGCCCGCCCGGCAAGCGCGAGCACGTCACGAACTTCCTGGCGATGGGTGCCAACCGGGCCATCGTGGTCGAGGCCGACGACGCCCAGCTCGACGCCCAGAGCGTCGCGCAGCTGGTCGCGGCGGTGTTCCGCCGCGAGAGCGCCGACCTGCTGATCTCGGGCAAGCTCTCCCAGGACAACGAGGGCAACGAGGTGGCGCAGCGCATCGCCGGTCTGCTCGACCTGCCGCAGGCGACCTTCGCCGCGTCGGTCACGTGGGACCGCGAGGGCAACGCGCTGCAGGTCGCGCGCGAGGTCGAAGACGGCGTCGAGACCAAGCGCGTGCCGCTGCCGGCGGTGCTCTCGGTCGACCTGCGCATCGTGCTGCCGACCAGCGTCCGCAACGGCGCGACCCCGGCCGACCACCCCTACCCCGACAAACCGCGGTTGGCGTCGCTGCGCGGCATCACGATGGCGAAGACCAAGAAGGTCGAGGTGCTCAAGCCCGCGGATCTCGGCGTGACGCCGGGCCAGGCGGTGCAGAGCAAGGGCGCCGTGGCGCCGCCCAAGCGCCAGGCCGGCAAGATCGTCGGCTCGGTCGAGGAACTGGTCGAGAAGCTCGCGACGGAGGCGAAGGTGCTATGA
- a CDS encoding thioredoxin domain-containing protein, protein MRPTSHSLLALALLVLSACSGCTTPEAKTPDATPAEQAPEPPSERDKARSELAGGEEIKEARGVSLDKLSDSQKTSFFQIINSEPSACDKPHSIAVSLRDDGSCRDSLVVAQLIADALVQGATVSAIRDALDVVVAGLKPRDIPTKGRPVWGNENAPVTVVVFADFTCPHCRAEVPKLRAAIDQFRGRAKLVFKYFPLQGPGHERSRFAALAAEAAHEQGKFWEMHDQIFEHFGVLEDEDIMGYARAVGLDLDEFRASYEGKKGDARIDADRKDGETLEIGGTPAVFVNGRMMNELLFGGTLPGWIDDALKR, encoded by the coding sequence TTGCGACCGACTTCGCACTCCCTGCTCGCACTCGCGTTGCTCGTGCTCTCGGCGTGCAGCGGCTGCACCACGCCCGAGGCCAAGACCCCGGACGCGACGCCGGCCGAACAGGCGCCCGAGCCCCCGAGCGAGCGCGACAAGGCCCGCAGCGAGCTCGCGGGCGGCGAAGAGATCAAAGAGGCCCGCGGGGTCTCCCTCGACAAGCTGTCGGACTCCCAGAAGACCTCGTTCTTCCAGATCATCAACTCGGAGCCGAGCGCCTGCGACAAGCCGCACAGCATCGCGGTGTCGCTGCGCGACGACGGCTCCTGTCGCGACTCGTTGGTGGTCGCGCAGCTCATCGCCGACGCGCTGGTGCAGGGCGCGACCGTGTCGGCGATCCGTGACGCGCTCGACGTCGTGGTCGCGGGCCTGAAGCCGCGGGACATCCCCACCAAGGGCCGGCCGGTGTGGGGCAACGAGAACGCGCCGGTCACGGTGGTGGTGTTCGCCGACTTCACCTGCCCGCACTGCCGCGCCGAGGTGCCGAAGCTGCGCGCGGCGATCGACCAGTTCCGCGGCCGCGCGAAGCTCGTGTTCAAGTACTTCCCGCTGCAGGGCCCTGGCCACGAGCGCTCGCGCTTCGCCGCGCTGGCCGCCGAGGCTGCCCACGAGCAGGGCAAGTTCTGGGAGATGCACGATCAGATCTTCGAACACTTCGGCGTGCTCGAGGACGAGGACATCATGGGCTATGCGCGGGCGGTCGGGCTCGACCTCGACGAGTTCCGCGCGTCCTACGAGGGCAAGAAGGGCGATGCCCGCATCGACGCCGATCGCAAGGACGGCGAGACCCTCGAGATCGGCGGGACCCCGGCGGTGTTCGTGAACGGTCGCATGATGAACGAGCTGCTGTTCGGCGGTACGCTGCCCGGGTGGATCGACGACGCGCTCAAGCGCTGA
- a CDS encoding homoserine kinase encodes MSEAPRVQPRPWIEAFAPATVSNLGPGFDCLGLALRSRGDTVRARRRDDAGVALLRVTGDGGALPCDARNTAAVAAAALLAAHAPHAGVELELDKGLPLGSGLGSSGASAAAAVVAVDAALALGLPATALVEAARAGEAAACGAGHPDNVAPAIVGGIVLIPSLSPLRLVSLPTPPSMWLAIYTPGCQVPTATARAVLPAAVSLAACVQQAARLALLVHGLHERDLSLVGEAITDDIVEPARAGLIPGYLDAKAACCEAGAIACSISGAGPTTFAMTADRGRAEALLGLLDEAFTAAGVAGRGFVDQVGGGARVISAVLH; translated from the coding sequence GTGAGCGAGGCCCCTCGAGTGCAGCCGCGACCGTGGATCGAGGCCTTCGCGCCCGCCACGGTGTCGAACCTGGGCCCCGGCTTCGACTGCCTCGGGCTCGCGCTGCGCAGCCGCGGCGACACCGTGCGCGCGCGTCGTCGCGACGACGCCGGGGTTGCGTTGCTGCGTGTCACCGGCGATGGCGGGGCGCTGCCCTGCGATGCGCGCAACACCGCCGCCGTGGCCGCGGCGGCGTTGCTCGCTGCCCACGCGCCCCACGCCGGCGTCGAGCTCGAGCTCGACAAGGGGCTGCCGCTCGGCAGCGGGCTCGGCAGCTCGGGGGCCTCGGCGGCGGCGGCCGTGGTGGCGGTCGACGCTGCGCTCGCGCTGGGCCTGCCCGCGACCGCGCTGGTCGAGGCGGCGCGCGCCGGTGAAGCCGCGGCGTGCGGCGCCGGTCACCCCGACAACGTCGCGCCGGCGATCGTCGGCGGCATCGTGCTCATCCCCTCGTTGTCACCGCTGCGCCTGGTGTCGCTGCCGACGCCGCCGTCGATGTGGTTGGCGATCTACACGCCCGGTTGTCAGGTGCCCACCGCGACCGCGCGCGCGGTGCTGCCGGCCGCGGTGTCGCTGGCGGCGTGCGTGCAGCAGGCCGCGCGGCTGGCGTTGTTGGTGCACGGCCTGCACGAGCGCGATCTGTCGCTCGTGGGCGAGGCCATCACCGACGACATCGTCGAGCCCGCGCGCGCGGGGCTCATCCCCGGCTACCTCGACGCCAAGGCCGCGTGCTGCGAGGCCGGAGCGATCGCGTGCAGCATCAGCGGTGCGGGCCCGACGACGTTCGCGATGACCGCAGACCGCGGTCGCGCCGAGGCCTTGTTGGGCCTGCTCGACGAGGCCTTCACGGCTGCGGGCGTCGCCGGACGCGGCTTCGTGGATCAGGTCGGCGGCGGCGCGCGGGTGATCTCCGCCGTGCTCCACTGA
- a CDS encoding DUF2383 domain-containing protein gives MTQANAVHTSNDRDVDRLNAMLRGERSAVETYAQCIEKLDAQGSTLGAQLRSLQASHAARVGRLSQRVSQLGGTADTDSGAWGTFAKLVEGGAAVFGEKAAIAALEQGEDHGKKVYEDLDGVGETTRQFVLRDLMPEQRRTHDALAAMKRAMD, from the coding sequence ATGACGCAAGCCAACGCAGTCCACACCTCCAATGATCGCGACGTCGATCGCCTGAACGCGATGCTCCGAGGCGAGCGCTCCGCGGTCGAGACCTACGCCCAGTGCATCGAGAAGCTCGATGCGCAGGGCAGCACGCTGGGCGCACAGCTGCGATCGCTGCAGGCGTCGCACGCCGCGCGCGTTGGCCGACTCAGCCAGCGCGTGTCGCAGCTGGGCGGCACCGCCGACACCGACTCGGGCGCGTGGGGCACCTTCGCCAAGCTCGTCGAGGGCGGCGCGGCGGTGTTCGGTGAGAAGGCCGCAATCGCGGCGCTCGAGCAGGGCGAGGACCACGGCAAGAAGGTCTACGAGGACCTCGACGGCGTGGGCGAGACGACCCGCCAGTTCGTGCTGCGCGACCTGATGCCCGAGCAGCGTCGCACCCACGACGCGCTCGCAGCAATGAAGCGCGCGATGGACTGA